The proteins below come from a single Plantactinospora sp. KBS50 genomic window:
- a CDS encoding PLP-dependent aspartate aminotransferase family protein, producing the protein MTPARFATLAVRGSYDHAESANHLGSLTEPAYLTTAQHFESTEQMHATVAGEREGWVYSRRGNPTVRFLENTVAALEGYQAGVRASAVVTPTGMAAVTAATTPFLSAAVGANANIVASPACYGSTIMVFNNRYGRERGVPVRWVEDPLSVAAWERCIDENTRFLYAEAPSNPMVQLVDIPALAALARQAQIPLIIDSTLATPALMRPLALGADIVVQSLTKAAGASGRSMGGAVIARHDLRARSQPAELTGDFAGYLRAGPMRDMGSVLSPFNAWTLLADIRELRARVDAMSTSALGVARYLAGHDGVAEVFYPGLATHRSHDIARRDMWLVDSDADGRAAVNRFGFLLGFRPAGGVHAAHEVLDRFNLVWRANNLGQVRSTATIPASSTQKQVADADPALAPVPPDMIRLSVGLEHLDDIIEDLTQALDKR; encoded by the coding sequence GTGACCCCTGCCCGCTTCGCGACGCTCGCCGTCCGCGGCTCCTACGATCACGCAGAGTCAGCGAACCACCTCGGCTCGTTGACCGAGCCGGCCTACCTGACGACCGCGCAACACTTCGAGTCGACGGAGCAGATGCACGCCACCGTCGCGGGTGAGCGCGAGGGCTGGGTGTACTCCCGGCGGGGAAATCCGACGGTCCGATTCCTGGAGAACACCGTCGCCGCGCTGGAGGGATATCAGGCCGGTGTGCGGGCGAGCGCGGTGGTCACCCCGACCGGAATGGCGGCGGTGACCGCGGCGACAACGCCATTTCTCTCCGCGGCCGTCGGCGCGAATGCCAACATCGTGGCCTCGCCGGCCTGCTACGGATCCACCATCATGGTTTTCAACAATCGGTACGGCCGGGAGCGGGGCGTGCCGGTCCGGTGGGTCGAGGACCCGCTGTCGGTGGCGGCCTGGGAACGGTGCATCGACGAGAACACCCGCTTTCTGTACGCCGAGGCGCCGTCCAACCCGATGGTCCAACTGGTCGACATTCCGGCGCTGGCCGCGTTGGCCCGGCAGGCGCAGATTCCGCTCATCATCGACTCGACCCTCGCCACCCCCGCGCTGATGCGCCCGCTGGCGCTCGGCGCGGACATCGTCGTGCAGTCGCTCACCAAGGCGGCCGGAGCCAGCGGCCGGAGCATGGGCGGCGCGGTGATCGCCCGACACGACCTCCGGGCCCGGTCCCAGCCGGCGGAACTGACCGGCGACTTCGCCGGCTACCTGCGCGCCGGCCCGATGCGGGACATGGGCTCCGTGCTGAGCCCGTTCAACGCCTGGACGCTGCTGGCGGACATCCGGGAACTGCGCGCCAGGGTGGACGCGATGTCGACAAGCGCGCTCGGCGTCGCCCGGTACCTGGCCGGACACGACGGCGTCGCCGAGGTCTTCTACCCGGGGCTGGCCACCCACCGGTCGCACGACATCGCCCGGCGCGACATGTGGCTGGTCGACAGCGACGCGGACGGCCGGGCCGCGGTGAACAGGTTCGGGTTCCTGCTCGGCTTCCGGCCGGCCGGCGGGGTGCACGCCGCACACGAGGTGCTGGACCGGTTCAACCTCGTCTGGCGGGCGAACAACCTCGGCCAGGTCCGCAGCACGGCGACGATCCCGGCGAGTTCCACCCAGAAGCAGGTCGCCGACGCCGACCCGGCGCTGGCCCCCGTGCCGCCGGACATGATCAGACTGAGTGTCGGTCTCGAACACCTCGACGACATCATCGAGGACCTGACCCAGGCGCTGGACAAGCGATGA
- a CDS encoding lysine N(6)-hydroxylase/L-ornithine N(5)-oxygenase family protein, with amino-acid sequence MTAAQEAQAGPTVPTTRPAQDVPAAGPVPSGVDVLGVGFGPANLSLAIALQEDSPRTSSSFVEAEREPVWQGGMLLDGSDTQNHPCRDLVTLRNPRSHYSFINYLFEQGRLIEHLNLPVEFPLRKEYARYIQWATNQFRSQVALGARATGIAVAEVDGAPGYVVTCADGSRRAGRALVLGTGRTPFVPRPFDGLDSPRVCHLTRYLPTVRQLAPTEPGSIAVIGGSQSAVEIVLDLARRFPRARIVNYVRKFGLRLKDTSPFSEEGFFPAFTDYYYKASRSGKDALDAYMRPTNYSSSDGDVLKELYALIYEQRLDGEQRVFVRGNSEVRAAEADDSGVALEVAEIHTGDVAAERADLVILATGFRDLGPNPQQEPYPALLRGVIDRFQFDADGYLIVEADYSLRPRVDGTPPLFLNGLCESSHGIGDAGSFSLLSLRAATIRDGLRKQGIG; translated from the coding sequence ATGACGGCCGCCCAGGAAGCGCAGGCCGGGCCGACCGTCCCGACCACGCGGCCGGCCCAGGACGTCCCGGCCGCCGGGCCGGTGCCCTCCGGGGTCGACGTGCTCGGCGTCGGCTTCGGCCCGGCCAACCTGTCGCTGGCCATCGCCCTGCAGGAGGACTCGCCGCGCACCAGCTCGTCCTTCGTGGAGGCCGAACGCGAGCCGGTCTGGCAGGGCGGCATGCTGCTGGACGGCTCCGACACCCAGAACCATCCGTGCCGTGACCTGGTGACCCTGCGCAACCCGCGGAGCCACTACAGCTTCATCAACTACCTGTTCGAGCAGGGCAGGCTCATCGAGCACCTCAACCTGCCGGTGGAGTTCCCGCTGCGCAAGGAGTACGCGCGGTACATCCAGTGGGCCACCAACCAGTTCCGGTCGCAGGTCGCGCTCGGCGCGCGGGCCACCGGGATCGCGGTGGCCGAGGTCGACGGCGCACCGGGGTACGTCGTGACCTGCGCCGACGGGTCACGCCGGGCCGGCCGGGCGCTGGTGCTCGGCACCGGGCGCACCCCGTTCGTGCCGCGGCCGTTCGACGGACTCGACTCGCCGCGGGTCTGCCACCTGACGCGGTACCTGCCCACCGTGCGGCAACTGGCCCCGACCGAGCCCGGGTCGATCGCCGTGATCGGCGGCAGCCAGAGCGCCGTCGAGATCGTCCTCGACCTCGCCCGGCGGTTCCCGCGGGCGCGGATCGTCAACTACGTGCGCAAGTTCGGCCTGCGACTGAAGGACACCAGCCCGTTCAGCGAGGAGGGGTTCTTCCCGGCGTTCACCGACTACTACTACAAGGCCAGCCGGTCCGGCAAGGACGCGCTGGACGCCTACATGCGGCCCACGAACTACTCGTCCAGCGACGGCGACGTGCTGAAGGAACTCTACGCGCTGATCTACGAGCAGCGCCTGGACGGCGAGCAGCGGGTGTTCGTGCGGGGCAACAGCGAGGTCCGCGCGGCCGAGGCCGACGACTCGGGCGTGGCGCTGGAGGTGGCGGAGATCCACACCGGGGACGTCGCGGCCGAGCGCGCGGACCTGGTGATCCTGGCGACCGGCTTCCGCGACCTGGGGCCGAACCCGCAGCAGGAGCCGTACCCGGCGCTGCTGCGCGGCGTGATCGACAGGTTCCAGTTCGACGCCGACGGCTACCTGATCGTCGAGGCCGACTACTCGCTGCGGCCCCGGGTGGACGGCACGCCGCCGCTGTTCCTCAACGGTCTCTGCGAGTCCAGCCACGGCATCGGGGACGCCGGCTCGTTCAGCCTGCTGTCGCTGCGCGCCGCGACGATCCGGGACGGCCTGCGCAAGCAGGGGATCGGCTGA
- a CDS encoding endonuclease V produces MAVQDPAPYAAVDVHYPPAGGARAALVAAREPRFARIVEERVRWLDRVAPYQPGLFYARELPALRAVLADLDHPVSLVIIDGYVDLDPQGRPGLGAHLHTELGVPVLGVAKTAFRTASHAIPVRRGAARRPLYVTSVGIPTERAAALVAGMAGPYRLPDALRQVDTLARAGGR; encoded by the coding sequence ATGGCGGTTCAGGATCCGGCGCCGTACGCGGCCGTTGACGTCCACTATCCACCGGCCGGCGGCGCCCGCGCGGCGCTGGTCGCCGCCCGGGAGCCGCGGTTCGCCCGGATCGTCGAGGAACGCGTACGCTGGCTGGACCGCGTGGCGCCGTACCAGCCGGGCCTCTTCTACGCCCGCGAACTGCCCGCGCTGCGCGCCGTACTGGCCGATCTCGACCACCCGGTGTCGCTGGTCATCATCGACGGCTACGTCGATCTGGACCCGCAGGGGCGCCCCGGCCTCGGGGCGCACCTGCACACCGAACTGGGGGTCCCGGTCCTCGGCGTGGCCAAGACGGCGTTCCGCACGGCCAGCCACGCGATTCCGGTACGCCGTGGCGCCGCCCGGCGACCGCTGTACGTCACCTCGGTCGGCATCCCCACCGAGCGGGCCGCTGCCCTCGTGGCCGGGATGGCCGGGCCGTACCGGCTGCCCGACGCGCTACGCCAGGTGGACACGCTCGCCCGCGCGGGCGGTCGGTAG
- a CDS encoding MFS transporter produces MTAAPTALRRNRDFNLLWGSLTLSQLGSNISGLAFPLLVLALTGSPVQAGAVGTVAAVARVATRLPAGVLLDRVNRRTAMLVCDGVRLVAFGGLGVLVLTDHATLLLIGLTAVIESVGSAIFEIAERSALPMVVPLEQIPDAIARNSVRGAATALVGPPIGGTLFGIARALPFLADALSYLLSFIGIYLIRRPMQKDAAERERVPILRGLRDGLRFVFTHRFLRAYLFIAVSFNLAIQGTTFCLYLALRLHGVPPREIGFAEAILGLGGLAGGFLAGFLRRRLSLLALVRGICWGGAALLGVDALLAGRLVSAIPIAVVFLLLPAINSVLIGHQAAITPNEMQGRVASVLGTFAGGLATLGPLIAGAFVHGVGAPAAMIFSAAVMGVGALVATFGRGIREMRPVDRPVATAGAGSS; encoded by the coding sequence ATGACGGCTGCGCCAACGGCGCTGCGCAGGAATCGCGACTTCAACCTGCTCTGGGGCAGCCTCACCCTCTCCCAACTGGGCAGCAACATCTCCGGCCTGGCATTCCCGCTGCTCGTTCTCGCGCTCACCGGGTCGCCGGTGCAGGCCGGCGCCGTCGGCACCGTGGCGGCCGTCGCGCGGGTGGCCACCCGGCTGCCGGCCGGCGTCCTGCTGGACCGGGTCAACCGGCGTACCGCGATGCTGGTCTGCGACGGCGTCCGGCTGGTCGCGTTCGGCGGCCTCGGCGTGCTCGTCCTGACCGACCACGCGACGCTGCTGCTCATCGGGCTGACCGCGGTCATCGAGTCGGTCGGCAGCGCCATCTTCGAGATCGCCGAACGCTCGGCACTGCCGATGGTGGTGCCGCTGGAGCAGATCCCCGACGCCATCGCCCGCAACAGCGTGCGCGGCGCGGCCACCGCCCTGGTCGGCCCGCCGATCGGTGGCACGCTGTTCGGCATCGCGCGGGCGTTGCCGTTCCTGGCCGACGCGCTGAGCTACCTGCTGTCGTTCATCGGGATCTACCTGATCCGGCGGCCGATGCAGAAGGACGCGGCGGAGCGCGAACGCGTACCGATCCTGCGCGGCCTGCGCGACGGCCTCCGGTTCGTCTTCACCCACCGGTTCCTGCGGGCCTACCTGTTCATCGCCGTCTCGTTCAACCTGGCCATCCAGGGCACGACGTTCTGCCTCTACCTGGCGCTGCGGCTGCACGGCGTGCCGCCGCGGGAGATCGGGTTCGCCGAGGCCATCCTCGGCCTGGGCGGCCTGGCCGGCGGCTTCCTGGCCGGGTTCCTGCGGCGCCGCCTGTCGCTGCTGGCCCTGGTCCGCGGCATCTGCTGGGGCGGTGCCGCGCTGCTGGGCGTCGACGCGCTGCTGGCCGGCCGCCTGGTCAGCGCGATTCCGATCGCGGTGGTCTTCCTGCTGCTGCCGGCGATCAACTCGGTCCTGATCGGACACCAGGCCGCGATCACCCCGAACGAGATGCAGGGCCGGGTGGCCAGCGTGCTGGGCACGTTCGCCGGCGGCCTGGCCACGCTGGGTCCGCTCATCGCCGGCGCGTTCGTGCACGGCGTGGGGGCGCCGGCCGCGATGATCTTCTCGGCGGCGGTGATGGGGGTCGGCGCGCTGGTGGCCACGTTCGGCCGGGGGATCCGGGAGATGCGCCCGGTGGACCGCCCCGTCGCGACGGCGGGCGCCGGGTCGAGCTGA
- a CDS encoding DUF1062 domain-containing protein yields MLPWVVRRTRLPLLSLRCPDCRSGSATTGQGRFRVNANGKLLDVWLLVRCQSCNRTKKLTVHERTPVGSLDPAMLDRYHANDPDLVAATLLDQWFARTNRFALDWRGAWRLDVPPARHDEAWPVRVAVVFEDPVPVRPERLIAHGLGLSRGEVLRRVKCDIPLRRTTSAAFTFIVMSMD; encoded by the coding sequence GTGCTGCCCTGGGTCGTTCGCCGGACCAGGCTGCCGCTGCTGTCGTTACGCTGCCCGGACTGCCGGTCCGGGTCGGCCACCACCGGCCAGGGCAGGTTCCGGGTCAATGCCAATGGCAAGCTGCTGGACGTGTGGCTGCTGGTCCGGTGCCAGTCCTGCAACCGGACGAAGAAGCTCACCGTGCACGAGCGGACGCCGGTCGGCTCCTTGGATCCGGCCATGCTCGACCGGTACCACGCCAACGATCCGGATCTGGTGGCGGCCACGCTGTTGGATCAGTGGTTCGCCCGCACCAACCGGTTCGCCCTGGACTGGCGGGGCGCCTGGCGGCTGGACGTCCCGCCGGCACGGCACGACGAGGCGTGGCCGGTCCGGGTGGCGGTCGTCTTCGAGGATCCGGTGCCGGTGCGTCCGGAGCGGCTCATCGCGCACGGGCTCGGGCTGAGCCGGGGCGAGGTGCTGCGCCGGGTCAAGTGCGACATTCCGCTGCGCCGTACGACCAGCGCCGCGTTCACCTTCATCGTCATGTCGATGGACTAG
- a CDS encoding cupin domain-containing protein, with protein MAKVNIVRPGEGEILGSGAQQIRILENGEHTDHRLGFAEVTIPPGTPSPLQHRHAQHDEGFYVLAGTFRFTVGEDQYDAGPGTWVIVPTGAPHTFANIGDENAVMLNTFTPDLYVQYFRDFKAMIDSGQPVNAETMRPLWKNYATEISNEYAS; from the coding sequence GTGGCGAAGGTGAACATCGTCCGCCCCGGTGAGGGCGAGATCCTCGGCAGCGGGGCGCAGCAGATCCGGATCCTGGAGAACGGCGAGCACACCGACCATCGGCTGGGGTTTGCCGAGGTCACCATTCCGCCGGGCACCCCGAGCCCGTTGCAGCATCGTCATGCCCAGCATGACGAGGGCTTCTACGTCCTGGCGGGAACCTTCCGCTTCACCGTCGGCGAGGATCAGTACGACGCCGGGCCGGGCACCTGGGTCATCGTGCCGACCGGGGCGCCGCACACGTTCGCCAACATCGGCGACGAGAACGCCGTCATGCTGAACACGTTCACGCCGGATTTGTACGTGCAGTATTTCCGCGACTTCAAGGCCATGATCGATTCCGGGCAGCCGGTCAACGCCGAGACCATGCGACCGCTGTGGAAGAACTACGCCACCGAGATCTCGAACGAATACGCCTCGTGA
- a CDS encoding DinB family protein, giving the protein MATTRRADMFTADGKPSDDDPREHRPRLGDERTVLADSLRCQRLTLEMKCADLDPEAMARRSVEPSTMSLLGLVRHLAEMERATFRVLMAGQDVPRLFCSDTERDADFDGAVADPQVVAQAWEAWRTEVDFATRFVAEAPDLDVTGNDRANKHGSGGGQMSLREVMVGMIEEYCRHLGHVDLLRERIDGRVGQ; this is encoded by the coding sequence ATGGCAACGACCCGACGAGCCGACATGTTCACCGCGGACGGCAAACCTTCCGATGACGACCCGCGTGAGCACCGGCCACGATTGGGCGACGAGCGCACCGTGCTCGCCGATTCGCTGCGCTGCCAGCGCCTCACCCTCGAAATGAAGTGCGCGGATCTGGACCCGGAGGCGATGGCCCGACGCTCGGTGGAGCCGTCGACCATGTCGCTGCTGGGACTCGTACGGCATTTGGCCGAAATGGAACGCGCGACCTTCCGGGTGCTGATGGCCGGGCAGGATGTTCCCCGGCTGTTCTGCTCCGACACCGAACGCGACGCCGACTTCGACGGCGCGGTCGCCGACCCGCAGGTCGTCGCGCAGGCCTGGGAGGCGTGGCGGACCGAGGTGGACTTCGCCACCCGGTTCGTGGCCGAGGCGCCCGATCTGGACGTCACCGGCAACGACCGCGCGAACAAGCACGGCAGTGGCGGCGGGCAGATGTCGCTGCGCGAGGTGATGGTCGGGATGATCGAGGAGTACTGCCGCCACCTCGGGCACGTCGACCTGCTGCGGGAGCGGATCGACGGACGCGTCGGCCAGTAG
- a CDS encoding NADP-dependent oxidoreductase — MKRLQYDRYGGPEVMSLAEFEPARPGPDEVLVRVRAAASNALDWKMRNGEMKLLTGRSFPRAMGHDFAGVVEAVGAGVTRLKVGDAVLGGARFRQAGAFAEAVTVPEKAVVLKPVDLSYEQAAALPTVGVTARQALAEVRPGQAVFVNGCLGGVGRAAVQFARARGASVAGSCRDTATDEARELGVDPVVGFGFAPAVLARRFDLVLDTPGVLSSAAARRLLKPGGTIVDIVPTPAKMIRSVLPGPFRAMMGRLVTADLAEVARVLRLPIARTVPLAEAIAALTELERDRRPKGGKLVITMAGS; from the coding sequence GTGAAGCGCCTTCAGTACGACCGCTACGGCGGCCCGGAGGTGATGTCGCTCGCCGAGTTCGAGCCGGCGCGCCCCGGTCCGGACGAGGTTCTCGTCCGCGTCCGGGCGGCGGCTTCCAACGCGCTGGACTGGAAGATGCGCAACGGCGAGATGAAGTTGCTGACCGGTCGCTCCTTTCCGCGGGCGATGGGGCACGACTTCGCCGGAGTCGTCGAGGCGGTCGGCGCCGGTGTCACCCGCCTGAAGGTCGGCGACGCGGTACTCGGCGGGGCTCGGTTCCGGCAGGCGGGGGCGTTCGCCGAGGCGGTGACGGTCCCGGAGAAGGCAGTCGTGCTCAAACCGGTGGACCTTTCGTACGAGCAGGCCGCCGCGCTGCCGACCGTGGGCGTGACCGCCCGTCAGGCCCTGGCGGAGGTCCGGCCCGGGCAGGCGGTCTTCGTCAACGGGTGCCTGGGCGGGGTGGGCCGGGCCGCCGTGCAGTTCGCCCGGGCGCGGGGAGCCTCGGTCGCCGGCAGTTGCCGCGACACCGCGACGGACGAGGCCCGCGAACTCGGCGTCGATCCGGTCGTGGGTTTCGGTTTCGCCCCGGCGGTCCTCGCCAGACGGTTCGATCTCGTTCTCGACACGCCCGGCGTGCTTTCCTCCGCCGCGGCCCGAAGGCTGCTGAAGCCGGGGGGAACCATCGTCGACATCGTTCCGACCCCGGCCAAAATGATCAGGAGTGTGCTGCCCGGCCCGTTCCGGGCGATGATGGGCCGGCTGGTCACCGCCGACCTGGCGGAGGTGGCCCGGGTCCTGCGCCTGCCCATCGCCCGCACGGTCCCGTTGGCCGAGGCGATTGCCGCCCTGACCGAGTTGGAGCGTGACCGGCGCCCGAAGGGCGGCAAACTGGTCATCACCATGGCCGGAAGCTGA
- a CDS encoding transposase family protein, with product MITYSARLDVPRELVQHVARLLRAERRAVGTRRRTRALTCFYQALLVLVWFRKGEDKTTLAAGFWVSRATAYRYVAEAVRVLAAQTPTLHDALKQVAADGWSHVILDGKLFDTDRLAETTLSVKGDTIDAWYSGKHRDFGANIQAVMRPDGLPIWTADAMPGHLHDLTCAQELDITGALYRGRLPPAPADPG from the coding sequence GTGATCACCTATTCTGCCAGGCTCGACGTCCCAAGGGAACTCGTCCAGCACGTCGCGCGGCTGCTGCGCGCCGAACGTCGGGCGGTCGGCACCCGCCGCCGTACCAGGGCGTTGACCTGCTTCTACCAGGCGCTTCTGGTACTGGTGTGGTTCCGCAAGGGTGAGGACAAGACCACCCTCGCCGCCGGATTCTGGGTATCCAGGGCCACGGCGTACCGGTACGTCGCCGAGGCCGTGCGCGTCCTCGCGGCGCAGACACCGACCCTGCACGACGCCCTCAAGCAGGTTGCCGCCGACGGCTGGTCACACGTGATCCTGGACGGGAAGCTGTTCGACACCGACCGGCTGGCCGAGACCACCCTGTCGGTCAAGGGCGACACCATCGACGCCTGGTACTCCGGAAAACACCGCGACTTCGGCGCGAACATCCAAGCCGTCATGCGCCCCGACGGGCTACCCATCTGGACCGCGGACGCGATGCCGGGACACCTGCACGACCTGACCTGCGCCCAGGAGTTGGACATCACCGGCGCCCTCTACCGGGGCCGCCTCCCACCTGCACCTGCCGACCCTGGCTGA
- a CDS encoding helix-turn-helix domain-containing protein: MIGNLETFQDELAASGFPPLANKLAGADFRGRIAVHDLGPLRLVSLDTPESACIGRERDASDGANLAVKVMARGRTRIEQGRGDAELGPTDLVLLDPTRTLRFESTAAAHVTILVPRRELRIRPAQLDRLVGERIDGSHGPGALVSVLARESARSATEFREAEALRSAAAVIELIAVALEARLGDERSVPDERLRNRIAGYIETRLADPDLSPLGIAAAHHISVRRLHKLFEDQPLTVAALIRRRRLERCRAELTGGGRTVTAVAARWGFSDPTHFSKLFKATFGYNARALVTSNRARTTKTRTAGPEQDCGDQGRQ, encoded by the coding sequence GTGATCGGCAATCTTGAGACGTTCCAGGACGAGCTGGCCGCCAGCGGGTTTCCGCCGCTGGCCAACAAGCTCGCCGGGGCCGACTTCCGGGGCCGGATCGCCGTCCATGACCTCGGACCGCTGCGGCTGGTCTCACTCGACACGCCCGAGAGCGCCTGTATCGGGCGGGAGCGTGACGCCTCCGACGGCGCGAACCTGGCGGTCAAGGTGATGGCCCGGGGCCGGACGCGGATCGAGCAGGGGCGCGGCGACGCCGAACTCGGGCCGACCGACCTGGTGCTGCTCGATCCCACGCGTACGCTGCGGTTCGAGAGCACCGCCGCGGCGCACGTCACCATTCTGGTTCCGCGCCGGGAGCTTCGGATCCGGCCCGCGCAGCTCGACCGGCTCGTCGGCGAACGCATCGACGGCAGCCACGGTCCGGGCGCTCTCGTCTCCGTGCTGGCTCGGGAGTCGGCGCGGTCGGCGACGGAGTTCCGTGAGGCGGAGGCGTTGCGGTCGGCGGCGGCCGTCATCGAGCTGATCGCGGTCGCGCTGGAGGCCCGGCTGGGCGACGAGCGATCGGTCCCGGACGAGCGGCTGCGGAACCGGATCGCCGGCTACATCGAGACCCGGCTGGCCGATCCCGATCTGTCCCCGCTGGGCATCGCCGCCGCCCACCACATCTCCGTACGCCGGTTGCACAAGCTGTTCGAGGACCAGCCGCTCACCGTCGCGGCCCTGATCCGGCGTCGCCGCCTGGAACGCTGCCGGGCCGAGCTGACCGGAGGCGGACGTACGGTCACCGCCGTGGCCGCCCGGTGGGGTTTCTCCGATCCCACTCATTTCAGCAAGCTTTTCAAGGCGACGTTCGGCTACAACGCCCGCGCACTGGTAACCAGCAACCGTGCGCGGACGACCAAGACGCGCACGGCCGGCCCGGAACAGGATTGTGGTGATCAGGGCAGGCAATAG
- a CDS encoding DUF885 family protein, with translation MSSDAAGTASAVVDLVCAQYPHVARRIGRHDHDGRLPAVAPRSGDLFTPLLTSVRRHLDNLPTTGDPELRADLDTCGRLLEFERFRVVDLNQPYLGPLDYAHEADVSGYLAGSYAPLAERVAALLRHLAGLPDYLARAEEVLRPSISAGERLYGISWGPAQAASIRGIAGQLAGVRPDFAQVLAPVAGAAAAACERYARAIAGRTPAPDLLGPESLAEMLRITEGIERPVAELIEEAEAEVAAVTAALHRAARRIGEATPPAAYARLLGHLPAGPVADSLRSIVERLRSFWTDRDVLPVQTYVPFELYGSHGAALAADVVFIFSPPLEAVRRPHRVHVPEPDLPRPGQPPAAAWSYLNEPTLEMLAVHELYAGHYLQMETASTGPSPVRTSLLWFAGFTEGWAHYAEELAIEQGLADGRPLVETAQLRFALESASRLLTYLSVQSGRWTFAQAGARTAEINGWSAERAGRDVVETVSNRTRAMYALGKLQIRRWRAAEAATGNKELHDFHARLMRCGCAPLSTVRRYLADAHPAALGADT, from the coding sequence ATGAGTTCGGACGCCGCCGGCACGGCCTCGGCCGTGGTCGACCTCGTCTGCGCCCAGTACCCGCACGTGGCGCGCCGGATCGGCCGGCACGACCACGACGGCCGGCTTCCCGCGGTGGCGCCCCGCTCCGGCGACCTCTTCACGCCGCTGCTCACCTCGGTGCGCCGTCACCTGGACAACCTGCCCACCACGGGCGACCCGGAGCTGCGCGCCGATCTGGACACCTGCGGCCGGCTCCTGGAATTCGAACGCTTCCGGGTGGTGGACCTCAACCAGCCCTACCTCGGCCCGCTCGACTACGCGCACGAGGCCGACGTGTCCGGCTACCTCGCCGGCAGCTACGCCCCGCTTGCCGAACGCGTCGCCGCGCTGCTGCGGCACCTGGCCGGGCTGCCGGACTACCTCGCCAGGGCCGAGGAGGTCCTGCGCCCGTCGATCTCGGCCGGCGAACGGCTCTACGGCATCTCCTGGGGACCCGCCCAGGCGGCGAGCATCCGCGGGATCGCCGGCCAACTGGCCGGCGTACGGCCGGACTTCGCGCAGGTGCTGGCGCCGGTGGCCGGCGCGGCGGCCGCGGCCTGCGAACGCTACGCGCGGGCCATCGCCGGCCGGACCCCGGCGCCCGACCTGCTCGGCCCGGAATCCCTGGCCGAGATGCTGCGGATCACCGAGGGCATCGAGCGGCCCGTCGCGGAGCTGATCGAGGAGGCCGAGGCGGAGGTCGCCGCGGTGACCGCCGCGCTGCACCGGGCCGCCCGCCGGATCGGCGAGGCCACCCCGCCGGCGGCGTACGCGCGGCTGCTCGGACACCTGCCGGCCGGCCCGGTCGCCGACTCGCTGCGCTCCATCGTCGAGCGGCTGCGGAGCTTCTGGACCGACCGGGACGTGCTGCCGGTGCAGACGTACGTCCCGTTCGAGCTGTACGGCTCGCACGGCGCGGCGCTGGCCGCCGACGTCGTGTTCATCTTCTCGCCGCCGCTGGAGGCGGTACGCCGGCCGCACCGGGTGCACGTACCGGAGCCGGACCTCCCCCGCCCCGGCCAGCCGCCCGCCGCCGCCTGGTCGTACCTCAACGAGCCGACCCTGGAGATGCTGGCCGTGCACGAGCTGTACGCGGGCCACTACCTGCAGATGGAGACCGCGTCGACCGGCCCGAGCCCGGTACGCACCAGCCTGCTGTGGTTCGCCGGCTTCACCGAGGGCTGGGCACACTACGCGGAGGAACTGGCGATCGAGCAGGGCCTCGCGGACGGCCGGCCGCTGGTCGAGACAGCCCAGCTGCGGTTCGCCCTGGAGTCCGCCAGCCGGCTGCTGACCTACCTGTCCGTACAGTCCGGCCGGTGGACGTTCGCCCAGGCCGGCGCGCGGACGGCGGAGATCAACGGCTGGTCGGCCGAGCGGGCCGGCAGGGACGTCGTGGAGACCGTCTCCAACCGCACCCGCGCCATGTACGCGCTGGGCAAACTCCAGATCCGCCGGTGGCGCGCGGCCGAGGCCGCCACCGGCAACAAGGAACTGCACGACTTCCACGCCCGGCTGATGCGGTGCGGCTGCGCACCGCTGTCGACCGTCCGGCGGTACCTGGCCGACGCACACCCGGCCGCGCTCGGCGCCGACACCTGA
- a CDS encoding nitroreductase family deazaflavin-dependent oxidoreductase, with product MSDWNDKIIEEFRANGGQVGGQFAGAPLLLLHTVGARSGQTRVSPVMYQKVDGGYAVFGSKGGAPTNPDWYHNLLAHPRVQAEIGTDLVELVARVAEGDERERIWSEQKDAYPGFAEYERKTSRQIPVVVLEPAS from the coding sequence ATGAGCGACTGGAACGACAAGATCATCGAGGAGTTCCGCGCGAATGGAGGGCAGGTGGGCGGCCAGTTCGCCGGCGCGCCGCTGCTGCTGTTGCACACGGTGGGTGCCAGGAGCGGCCAGACCCGGGTCAGCCCGGTGATGTACCAGAAGGTGGACGGTGGCTACGCCGTGTTCGGGTCCAAGGGCGGCGCCCCCACCAATCCCGACTGGTACCACAACCTGCTGGCTCATCCGCGCGTCCAGGCGGAAATCGGTACGGACCTGGTCGAGCTGGTCGCCAGGGTCGCCGAGGGGGACGAGCGGGAACGGATCTGGAGCGAGCAGAAGGACGCGTACCCGGGCTTCGCCGAGTACGAGCGGAAGACCAGCCGGCAGATTCCGGTCGTCGTGCTGGAACCCGCGTCGTAG